One genomic segment of Petroclostridium xylanilyticum includes these proteins:
- a CDS encoding fumarate hydratase, translating to MREINANQVIETVEKLCIDANYYLNEDIKYGIQNFMESEKSPVGKDILNKLIENAEIAKEQNMPICQDTGMAVIFVEAGQDAHIVGGSLTDAINEGVRRGYEKGYLRKSVVKDPLDRVNTGDNTPAVIHYDIVPGDKIKIIAAPKGFGSENMSAVKMLKPSDGVKGVIDFVIQTVDRAGANPCPPIVVGVGIGGTMEKAAYLAKKALLRPINQRSHNEYYGSLEQELLEKINRLGIGPQGLGGT from the coding sequence ATGCGTGAAATCAATGCGAATCAAGTTATTGAAACAGTTGAAAAATTATGTATAGATGCAAACTATTATCTTAATGAGGATATTAAGTATGGAATTCAAAATTTTATGGAAAGTGAAAAATCACCGGTTGGAAAGGACATATTAAATAAGCTGATAGAAAATGCAGAAATTGCGAAAGAGCAGAATATGCCCATTTGCCAGGACACGGGGATGGCGGTTATCTTTGTAGAAGCTGGACAGGATGCCCATATCGTTGGAGGCAGTTTGACTGATGCAATTAATGAAGGTGTAAGAAGGGGATACGAAAAAGGCTATCTGCGGAAATCGGTGGTAAAAGATCCATTGGACAGGGTAAATACAGGCGATAATACACCGGCTGTCATACATTATGACATTGTGCCGGGAGACAAAATTAAAATAATTGCAGCGCCTAAAGGCTTTGGCAGTGAGAATATGAGCGCAGTAAAAATGCTTAAGCCTTCAGATGGTGTAAAGGGTGTAATAGATTTTGTTATTCAAACGGTAGACCGGGCCGGAGCAAATCCATGTCCTCCCATAGTGGTAGGGGTTGGAATAGGAGGGACCATGGAAAAAGCGGCATATCTTGCCAAAAAAGCTCTGTTACGGCCAATCAATCAAAGAAGCCATAATGAGTATTATGGAAGTCTCGAGCAGGAACTGCTGGAAAAGATAAACAGGCTTGGGATTGGACCGCAGGGATTGGGGGGGAC